A genomic region of Oncorhynchus mykiss isolate Arlee chromosome 4, USDA_OmykA_1.1, whole genome shotgun sequence contains the following coding sequences:
- the LOC110521039 gene encoding transport and Golgi organization protein 1 homolog isoform X3, with amino-acid sequence MAVNVSYVYIFILCIHNFISKAAVEGRFSDFKSCADEECSMLLCRGKAFSDFTGPDCRFLPFKKGETIYVYYKLSSQRTNIWAGSVGNRFGYFNKDQLVMNHIYTEKELEIPAEETDFVCFDTGHDKFDSYDIDSLLGSSLLLTDEEESVQVTTETFYLNKSAESTTVEVDEPPPEVTLLENYEIDRDVPEDIDKVVEVLDNDDLRHFEALESSLPHPETLDTKGVEYNTVLETTAERIKDYLQKDQQRTEDSVPYSVVEPEEGEIKETPSEPLSKDDPELENAPDGFSEGRPIPELKSTLGITFDAVTSNDEESDKTEYQQDEESDYHLRETPLLAFSEESSNLEHENILESDHTDEEDSLSEVPHTQKQDSKDNNLWSAFGDTVFNVVSGGERIAHVASSEEDEEDDESETTPEQPPKIEEPKESFGCSTSSELIFEQPADSNFSEDAVKVPDEDSQMLQFEDESEEADIEPSTPPADEAGHTEALAENLTVDDSPVPKQLSQTDMLSDFDSKINELEQKQAVEELPIQKEESIDFSQVENTFKQGGTELFRLLREPYQKIPDPSKNTMVKESHLELPIEEDDSIHLVGEEIEEELLEDENAVLSSSKTEHTDENDTESLSEFGSEQPNNYTQTDVVSSDVLDVVQHDEAIDIEPEVHETENDAESHTPSLKDTVLDPLPNKETEYSDNVLRLTLLRDHFKEEDMERLQKILGLQNLFRVEFLFSDLELKAAWLSQTNTSKDIEKVLEAILEASETPILDEIERMLDAQENADLQQEAGEFVEEASILDDFQELVFTLSQKYSTARNSAPMAVGSQLHPDTDVDMSDDAEEEKTFPQSVEDIDKDNLTVTETGEETKAPEKPAYDGHKIPDMGIEEDSGYLNRNKDNQASSKTPEEIQRGPQTILENTLDMGLSVDMDHPPSGSLESPPVTDFHEDEQSGSSFVSVLILSGHLITLFYEYLGIYGVMMVTSLPEHWKSGPDFYSVFCEPVLVTAGAGVIGFLFWRSILSVKSKSYLTTEKELVDRMKMLEQEKKEILQKVAELQQRGEELKENQKLSEKSATLSLEKIQDLENIVQEMERQNELLDEENHLLAISFDKERANTAKHEDMMSEMDKTIEKLKHSKKTQDALSKSTILMDEVKLREDARNVQHQVLEKDIATLKEENLSLHHAAKLWEEKHRETRERIKVYYKSQKDLEDSLVQKDHNVEVLSDLLGDLEACDDLKGGVVANGEAFNDKQTIIQNRVKQMMVVSRVQTTLSVVEEERDRFMTKLLNEEKSRKELEEQFQKLEHDILLVKSDKNHLENQYKTLQQKNDIMTEMYQQKENALQQKLTKEEFERPNKEDRLTKVDSKALEEEVKVCRQRVKEIQDKLKRTEKSYKAQIIKQEQKSHENWAIARAAERAMFNEKKENIHLHNLLTSMSSKLNELSRPLFKPTLGMAPMPLRQGPRPRGRYPPDHKHPVASRPDTMAPSTSSPSDLGSSTAPLESQAEAQASTENPEANTRPQGPGSLLVSPVRPPPDSRPGPLRPVISHPSGLCYRPIPGRHHIPPPPPFMPPVYRPDNGHSGMMPPGPPPPNGHPLIPPGHRRPTPGAYSPPSPHNRYLPPPSHYEPVPPPFGVSGSTPMARPMGPPHTYVHYGPLDHSILPPGVAPYPHVGPRDFPVQPQVPHGHDSSVGPQPGAGPQGQGQDYRSQQATAAPQDSDRK; translated from the exons ATGGCTGTAAATGTTTCTTacgtatacatttttattttatgtattCATAATTTCATATCCAAAGCCGCAGTCGAAGGGAGATTCTCCGACTTCAAAAGCTGTGCAGACGAGGAATGCAGTA TGCTCTTGTGCCGGGGGAAAGCTTTTAGCGATTTCACCGGACCAGACTGTCGGTTTCTGCCATTTAAAAAAGGAGAGACTATATATGTCTACTATAAACTCTCAAGCCAAAGGACAAATATATGGGCAGGGAGT GTTGGTAACCGCTTTGGTTACTTCAATAAGGACCAACTCGTAATGAATCACATATACACTGAAAAAGAATTGGAGATTCCTGCTGAG GAAACCGACTTTGTTTGCTTTGACACTGGACACGATAAGTTTGACAGTTATGACATTGATTCACTGTTAGGTTCCTCTTTATTGTTAACAGACGAGGAGGAATCTGTGCAAGTAACCACAGAGACTTTTTACCTTAACAAAAGTGCTGAGAGCACCACGGTGGAAGTGGATGAGCCTCCACCTGAAGTGACATTGTTAGAAAATTATGAGATTGATAGGGATGTTCCTGAGGACATTGATAAGGTTGTAGAGGTTCTAGATAATGATGATCTGAGACATTTTGAGGCTTTAGAGTCCTCTCTGCCTCACCCTGAAACTCTTGACACAAAGGGAGTGGAATATAACACTGTACTTGAGACCACAGCTGAGAGGATCAAAGATTACCTTCAGAAAGATCAGCAGAGGACAGAGGACTCTGTGCCGTACAGTGTTGTTGAACCAGAGGAAGGTGAGATCAAAGAAACCCCCTCAGAACCTCTATCCAAAGATGATCCTGAGTTAGAAAATGCACCTGATGGTTTTTCAGAAGGCAGACCTATTCCGGAGTTAAAAAGCACACTTGGAATAACTTTTGATGCTGTCACTTCCAATGATGAGGAAAGTGACAAGACTGAATATCAGCAGGATGAGGAAAGTGATTATCATCTCAGGGAAACTCCATTGCTGGCTTTTTCTGAAGAAAGTTCTAATTTGGAACACGAGAACATTCTGGAATCTGATCATACAGATGAGGAAGACAGTCTATCAGAGGTACCTCATACACAGAAACAGGACTCCAAGGACAATAACCTGTGGTCTGCATTTGGTGATACAGTTTTTAACGTTGTCAGTGGTGGGGAAAGAATAGCTCATGTTGCCAGttcagaggaagatgaggaggatgaCGAAAGTGAGACTACACCAGAGCAGCCTCCCAAAATTGAAGAACCCAAGGAGTCATTTGGCTGTTCTACTTCCTCTGAGCTAATCTTTGAGCAACCTGCGGACTCTAATTTCAGTGAGGATGCTGTCAAAGTACCTGATGAGGATTCTCAGATGTTGCAGTTTGAGGATGAATCTGAAGAAGCTGACATTGAACCTTCAACACCTCCTGCTGATGAGGCAGGACACACTGAGGCTTTAGCAGAGAATCTTACAGTAGATGACAGCCCAGTCCCTAAACAGCTCTCACAGACAGACATGCTCTCAGACTTTGATAGTAAAATTAACGAATTAGAGCAGAAACAAGCTGTTGAAGAACTCCCCATACAAAAAGAGGAGTCAATAGATTTCTCACAAGTAGAGAATACATTTAAACAGGGTGGTACAGAGCTTTTCAGACTATTGCGAGAACCATACCAGAAGATCCCAGATCCAAGTAAAAACACAATGGTGAAAGAGAGCCATCTTGAACTCCCCATAGAGGAGGATGATTCAATACACCTAGTGGGGGAAGAGATTGAGGAAGAGTTGCTAGAGGATGAAAATGCGGTATTGTCTTCATCCAAAACTGAGCACACTGATGAAAATGACACAGAAAGTCTATCTGAATTTGGGTCAGAGCAACCCAATAATTATACACAAACCGATGTTGTatccagtgatgtgttggatgtgGTCCAACACGACGAGGCTATTGACATAGAACCTGAGGTGCATGAGACTGAAAATGATGCTGAAAGCCACACACCCTCACTTAAAGATACAGTTCTGGATCCCCTTCCAAACAAGGAGACGGAATACAGTGACAATGTGTTGAGGCTGACACTATTGCGAGACCACTTCAAGGAGGAGGATATGGAGCGCCTCCAAAAGATTCTAGGTCTTCAGAATCTCTTTAGGGTGGAGTTCCTGTTTTCTGACCTGGAGCTGAAGGCTGCCTGGCTGTCCCAGACAAACACCAGTAAGGACATTGAAAAGGTGCTGGAAGCCATTTTGGAAGCCTCTGAAACCCCAATCCTGGATGAGATTGAGAGGATGCTGGATGCCCAGGAGAACGCTGACCTGCAGCAGGAGGCTGGTGAGTTTGTTGAGGAAGCTTCCATCTTGGACGACTTCCAGGAATTGGTGTTCACCCTGAGTCAGAAGTACTCAACGGCCAGAAACAGTGCTCCCATGGCAGTGGGCAGTCAACTACACCCTGACAcag ATGTGGATATGTCTGATGATGCGGAGGAAGAGAAGACATTCCCGCAGTCTGTGGAGGACATAGACAAGGACAACCTCACTGTGACAGAGACGGGTGAAGAGACTAAGGCACCTGAGAAGCCTGCCTATGATGGTCACAAGATACCAGATATGGGCATTGAGGAGGATAGTGGGTACTTGAACAGAAACAAAGACAATCAGGCAAGCTCTAAAACTCCAGAAGAAATCCAGAGGGGCCCTCAAACTATTTTGGAAAATACCTTGGACATGGGACTTAGCGTAGACATGGATCACCCTCCCTCAG GATCTCTGGAGTCACCTCCTGTCACTGATTTCCATGAAGATGAGCAGAGTGGTTCATCATTCGTATCAGTGCTAATTTTATCTGGTCATCTCATCACCCTGTTTTATGAGTATCTTGGAATATATGGTGTTATG ATGGTCACCAGCCTGCCAGAGCACTGGAAGTCAGGTCCAGACTTCTACAGCGTGTTCTGTGAACCCGTGCTGGTCACTGCAGGTGCCGGGGTCATCGGCTTCCTCTTCTGGAGGAGCATTCTATCT GTCAAAAGCAAGTCATATCTAA CTACTGAAAAAGAGCTGGTGGACAGGATGAAAATGCTTGAACAAGAGAAGAAGGAGATACTCCAAAAGGTCGCTGAACTGCAGCAACGG GGCGAAGAACTTAAAGAAAATCAAAAGCTGTCTGAAAAATCTGCCACTTTATCTCTGGAGAAGATCCAGGATTTGGAG AATATTGtgcaagagatggagagacaaaatGAGCTCCTGGATGAGGAAAATCACTTACTCGCCATATCCTTTGACAAAGAGCGGGCCAACACTGCGAAACATGAAGATATG ATGTCCGAAATGGACAAAACCATTGAGAAGTTGAAGCACAGCAAGAAGACCCAGGACGCACTCTCCAAG TCTACCATTCTGATGGATGAAGTCAAGCTCCGTGAAGATGCCCGGAATGTCCAGCACCAGGTTCTGGAGAAGGATATTGCCACCCTGAAGGAGGAGAACCTCTCG CTGCACCATGCTGCCAAGTTGTGGGAGGAGAAGCACAGGGAGACAAGAGAGCGGATCAAAGTCTACTACAAGTCTCAGAAAGACCTGGAGGATTCCCTCGTTCAAAAGGACCACAACGTTGAG GTTCTGTCTGACCTGCTAGGAGACCTGGAGGCCTGCGATGACCTGAAAGGTGGAGTTGTGGCTAACGGGGAAGCCTTTAACG ACAAGCAGACCATCATCCAAAACCGCGTTAAGCAAATGATGGTCGTCTCTCGG GTCCAGACCACTCTGTCTGTTGTGGAGGAAGAGCGTGATCGCTTCATGACCAAGCTGCTGAACGAAGAGAAGTCCAGGAAAGAGCTGGAAG AGCAATTTCAGAAGCTGGAGCATGACATCTTGTTGGTGAAAAGTGACAAGAACCACCTGGAGAACCAGTACAAGACCCTGCAGCAGAAGAATGACATCATGACTGAGATGTACCAGCAGAAGGAGAACGCTTTGCAGCA GAAGCTGACCAAGGAGGAGTTTGAGCGCCCCAACAAAGAAGACCGGCTGACGAAGGTGGACAGCAAGGCCCTAGAGGAGGAGGTCAAGGTGTGTAGGCAGCGCGTTAAAGAGATCCAGGATAAGCTGAAACGGACCGAGAAGTCCTACAAAGCCCAGATCATTAAGCAGGAGCAGAAATCTCACGAGAACTGG GCGATTGCACGCGCCGCAGAGCGAGCTATGTTCAACGAGAAGAAGGAAAACATTCACCTTCATAACTT ACTGACTTCCATGTCCAGCAAGCTGAATGAGCTCAGTAGGCCTCTGTTCAAGCCCACCCTTGGGATGGCTCCCATGCCTCTCCGACAAG GACCACGACCTCGCGGCCGTTACCCTCCTGACCACAAACACCCAGTGGCTTCTAGACCTG ACACCATGGCCCCAAGTACATCCTCACCAAGCGATCTGGGCAGCTCG ACCGCTCCACTAGAGTCACAGGCTGAGGCCCAGGCCTCCACAGAGAACCCAGAGGCA AACACTCGACCTCAGGGTCCTGGCTCCCTGCTGGTCTCTCCAGTCAGGCCCCCCCCCGACTCAAGACCCGGCCCCCTCAGACCAGTCATCAGCCATCCCTCCGGACTCTGCTACCGTCCCATTCCCGGACGCCACCacatccctcctcccccacccttcATGCCTCCCGTGTACCGACCAGACAACGGACACTCAGGCATGATGCCTCCTGGACCCCCACCGCCTAACGGACACCCGTTGATACCACCCGGACATCGGCGTCCAACTCCTGGTGCTTACAGTCCCCCTTCCCCACACAACCGGTACCTTCCTCCACCTTCTCACTATGAACCGGTGCCTCCCCCATTCG GTGTTTCCGGCAGCACTCCTATGGCCCGACCCATGGGACCCCCACATACCTACGTGCACTATGGACCACTTGATCACTCCATCCTGCCCCCTGGGGTGGCCCCATACCCTCATGTCGGCCCCAGAGACTTCCCTGTGCAGCCACAGGTCCCACATGGCCATGACTCTTCAGTGGGCCCCCAGCCCGGCGCTGGCCCCCAGGGCCAGGGGCAAGACTATAGGTCCCAGCAGGCAACAGCTGCCCCCCAGGACTCAgacagaaaataa
- the LOC110521039 gene encoding transport and Golgi organization protein 1 homolog isoform X7: protein MNHIYTEKELEIPAEETDFVCFDTGHDKFDSYDIDSLLGSSLLLTDEEESVQVTTETFYLNKSAESTTVEVDEPPPEVTLLENYEIDRDVPEDIDKVVEVLDNDDLRHFEALESSLPHPETLDTKGVEYNTVLETTAERIKDYLQKDQQRTEDSVPYSVVEPEEGEIKETPSEPLSKDDPELENAPDGFSEGRPIPELKSTLGITFDAVTSNDEESDKTEYQQDEESDYHLRETPLLAFSEESSNLEHENILESDHTDEEDSLSEVPHTQKQDSKDNNLWSAFGDTVFNVVSGGERIAHVASSEEDEEDDESETTPEQPPKIEEPKESFGCSTSSELIFEQPADSNFSEDAVKVPDEDSQMLQFEDESEEADIEPSTPPADEAGHTEALAENLTVDDSPVPKQLSQTDMLSDFDSKINELEQKQAVEELPIQKEESIDFSQVENTFKQGGTELFRLLREPYQKIPDPSKNTMVKESHLELPIEEDDSIHLVGEEIEEELLEDENAVLSSSKTEHTDENDTESLSEFGSEQPNNYTQTDVVSSDVLDVVQHDEAIDIEPEVHETENDAESHTPSLKDTVLDPLPNKETEYSDNVLRLTLLRDHFKEEDMERLQKILGLQNLFRVEFLFSDLELKAAWLSQTNTSKDIEKVLEAILEASETPILDEIERMLDAQENADLQQEAGEFVEEASILDDFQELVFTLSQKYSTARNSAPMAVGSQLHPDTDVDMSDDAEEEKTFPQSVEDIDKDNLTVTETGEETKAPEKPAYDGHKIPDMGIEEDSGYLNRNKDNQASSKTPEEIQRGPQTILENTLDMGLSVDMDHPPSGSLESPPVTDFHEDEQSGSSFVSVLILSGHLITLFYEYLGIYGVMMVTSLPEHWKSGPDFYSVFCEPVLVTAGAGVIGFLFWRSILSVKSKSYLTTEKELVDRMKMLEQEKKEILQKVAELQQRGEELKENQKLSEKSATLSLEKIQDLENIVQEMERQNELLDEENHLLAISFDKERANTAKHEDMMSEMDKTIEKLKHSKKTQDALSKSTILMDEVKLREDARNVQHQVLEKDIATLKEENLSLHHAAKLWEEKHRETRERIKVYYKSQKDLEDSLVQKDHNVEVLSDLLGDLEACDDLKGGVVANGEAFNDKQTIIQNRVKQMMVVSRNFPQVQTTLSVVEEERDRFMTKLLNEEKSRKELEEQFQKLEHDILLVKSDKNHLENQYKTLQQKNDIMTEMYQQKENALQQKLTKEEFERPNKEDRLTKVDSKALEEEVKVCRQRVKEIQDKLKRTEKSYKAQIIKQEQKSHENWAIARAAERAMFNEKKENIHLHNLLTSMSSKLNELSRPLFKPTLGMAPMPLRQGPRPRGRYPPDHKHPVASRPDTMAPSTSSPSDLGSSTAPLESQAEAQASTENPEANTRPQGPGSLLVSPVRPPPDSRPGPLRPVISHPSGLCYRPIPGRHHIPPPPPFMPPVYRPDNGHSGMMPPGPPPPNGHPLIPPGHRRPTPGAYSPPSPHNRYLPPPSHYEPVPPPFGVSGSTPMARPMGPPHTYVHYGPLDHSILPPGVAPYPHVGPRDFPVQPQVPHGHDSSVGPQPGAGPQGQGQDYRSQQATAAPQDSDRK, encoded by the exons ATGAATCACATATACACTGAAAAAGAATTGGAGATTCCTGCTGAG GAAACCGACTTTGTTTGCTTTGACACTGGACACGATAAGTTTGACAGTTATGACATTGATTCACTGTTAGGTTCCTCTTTATTGTTAACAGACGAGGAGGAATCTGTGCAAGTAACCACAGAGACTTTTTACCTTAACAAAAGTGCTGAGAGCACCACGGTGGAAGTGGATGAGCCTCCACCTGAAGTGACATTGTTAGAAAATTATGAGATTGATAGGGATGTTCCTGAGGACATTGATAAGGTTGTAGAGGTTCTAGATAATGATGATCTGAGACATTTTGAGGCTTTAGAGTCCTCTCTGCCTCACCCTGAAACTCTTGACACAAAGGGAGTGGAATATAACACTGTACTTGAGACCACAGCTGAGAGGATCAAAGATTACCTTCAGAAAGATCAGCAGAGGACAGAGGACTCTGTGCCGTACAGTGTTGTTGAACCAGAGGAAGGTGAGATCAAAGAAACCCCCTCAGAACCTCTATCCAAAGATGATCCTGAGTTAGAAAATGCACCTGATGGTTTTTCAGAAGGCAGACCTATTCCGGAGTTAAAAAGCACACTTGGAATAACTTTTGATGCTGTCACTTCCAATGATGAGGAAAGTGACAAGACTGAATATCAGCAGGATGAGGAAAGTGATTATCATCTCAGGGAAACTCCATTGCTGGCTTTTTCTGAAGAAAGTTCTAATTTGGAACACGAGAACATTCTGGAATCTGATCATACAGATGAGGAAGACAGTCTATCAGAGGTACCTCATACACAGAAACAGGACTCCAAGGACAATAACCTGTGGTCTGCATTTGGTGATACAGTTTTTAACGTTGTCAGTGGTGGGGAAAGAATAGCTCATGTTGCCAGttcagaggaagatgaggaggatgaCGAAAGTGAGACTACACCAGAGCAGCCTCCCAAAATTGAAGAACCCAAGGAGTCATTTGGCTGTTCTACTTCCTCTGAGCTAATCTTTGAGCAACCTGCGGACTCTAATTTCAGTGAGGATGCTGTCAAAGTACCTGATGAGGATTCTCAGATGTTGCAGTTTGAGGATGAATCTGAAGAAGCTGACATTGAACCTTCAACACCTCCTGCTGATGAGGCAGGACACACTGAGGCTTTAGCAGAGAATCTTACAGTAGATGACAGCCCAGTCCCTAAACAGCTCTCACAGACAGACATGCTCTCAGACTTTGATAGTAAAATTAACGAATTAGAGCAGAAACAAGCTGTTGAAGAACTCCCCATACAAAAAGAGGAGTCAATAGATTTCTCACAAGTAGAGAATACATTTAAACAGGGTGGTACAGAGCTTTTCAGACTATTGCGAGAACCATACCAGAAGATCCCAGATCCAAGTAAAAACACAATGGTGAAAGAGAGCCATCTTGAACTCCCCATAGAGGAGGATGATTCAATACACCTAGTGGGGGAAGAGATTGAGGAAGAGTTGCTAGAGGATGAAAATGCGGTATTGTCTTCATCCAAAACTGAGCACACTGATGAAAATGACACAGAAAGTCTATCTGAATTTGGGTCAGAGCAACCCAATAATTATACACAAACCGATGTTGTatccagtgatgtgttggatgtgGTCCAACACGACGAGGCTATTGACATAGAACCTGAGGTGCATGAGACTGAAAATGATGCTGAAAGCCACACACCCTCACTTAAAGATACAGTTCTGGATCCCCTTCCAAACAAGGAGACGGAATACAGTGACAATGTGTTGAGGCTGACACTATTGCGAGACCACTTCAAGGAGGAGGATATGGAGCGCCTCCAAAAGATTCTAGGTCTTCAGAATCTCTTTAGGGTGGAGTTCCTGTTTTCTGACCTGGAGCTGAAGGCTGCCTGGCTGTCCCAGACAAACACCAGTAAGGACATTGAAAAGGTGCTGGAAGCCATTTTGGAAGCCTCTGAAACCCCAATCCTGGATGAGATTGAGAGGATGCTGGATGCCCAGGAGAACGCTGACCTGCAGCAGGAGGCTGGTGAGTTTGTTGAGGAAGCTTCCATCTTGGACGACTTCCAGGAATTGGTGTTCACCCTGAGTCAGAAGTACTCAACGGCCAGAAACAGTGCTCCCATGGCAGTGGGCAGTCAACTACACCCTGACAcag ATGTGGATATGTCTGATGATGCGGAGGAAGAGAAGACATTCCCGCAGTCTGTGGAGGACATAGACAAGGACAACCTCACTGTGACAGAGACGGGTGAAGAGACTAAGGCACCTGAGAAGCCTGCCTATGATGGTCACAAGATACCAGATATGGGCATTGAGGAGGATAGTGGGTACTTGAACAGAAACAAAGACAATCAGGCAAGCTCTAAAACTCCAGAAGAAATCCAGAGGGGCCCTCAAACTATTTTGGAAAATACCTTGGACATGGGACTTAGCGTAGACATGGATCACCCTCCCTCAG GATCTCTGGAGTCACCTCCTGTCACTGATTTCCATGAAGATGAGCAGAGTGGTTCATCATTCGTATCAGTGCTAATTTTATCTGGTCATCTCATCACCCTGTTTTATGAGTATCTTGGAATATATGGTGTTATG ATGGTCACCAGCCTGCCAGAGCACTGGAAGTCAGGTCCAGACTTCTACAGCGTGTTCTGTGAACCCGTGCTGGTCACTGCAGGTGCCGGGGTCATCGGCTTCCTCTTCTGGAGGAGCATTCTATCT GTCAAAAGCAAGTCATATCTAA CTACTGAAAAAGAGCTGGTGGACAGGATGAAAATGCTTGAACAAGAGAAGAAGGAGATACTCCAAAAGGTCGCTGAACTGCAGCAACGG GGCGAAGAACTTAAAGAAAATCAAAAGCTGTCTGAAAAATCTGCCACTTTATCTCTGGAGAAGATCCAGGATTTGGAG AATATTGtgcaagagatggagagacaaaatGAGCTCCTGGATGAGGAAAATCACTTACTCGCCATATCCTTTGACAAAGAGCGGGCCAACACTGCGAAACATGAAGATATG ATGTCCGAAATGGACAAAACCATTGAGAAGTTGAAGCACAGCAAGAAGACCCAGGACGCACTCTCCAAG TCTACCATTCTGATGGATGAAGTCAAGCTCCGTGAAGATGCCCGGAATGTCCAGCACCAGGTTCTGGAGAAGGATATTGCCACCCTGAAGGAGGAGAACCTCTCG CTGCACCATGCTGCCAAGTTGTGGGAGGAGAAGCACAGGGAGACAAGAGAGCGGATCAAAGTCTACTACAAGTCTCAGAAAGACCTGGAGGATTCCCTCGTTCAAAAGGACCACAACGTTGAG GTTCTGTCTGACCTGCTAGGAGACCTGGAGGCCTGCGATGACCTGAAAGGTGGAGTTGTGGCTAACGGGGAAGCCTTTAACG ACAAGCAGACCATCATCCAAAACCGCGTTAAGCAAATGATGGTCGTCTCTCGG AACTTTCCACAGGTCCAGACCACTCTGTCTGTTGTGGAGGAAGAGCGTGATCGCTTCATGACCAAGCTGCTGAACGAAGAGAAGTCCAGGAAAGAGCTGGAAG AGCAATTTCAGAAGCTGGAGCATGACATCTTGTTGGTGAAAAGTGACAAGAACCACCTGGAGAACCAGTACAAGACCCTGCAGCAGAAGAATGACATCATGACTGAGATGTACCAGCAGAAGGAGAACGCTTTGCAGCA GAAGCTGACCAAGGAGGAGTTTGAGCGCCCCAACAAAGAAGACCGGCTGACGAAGGTGGACAGCAAGGCCCTAGAGGAGGAGGTCAAGGTGTGTAGGCAGCGCGTTAAAGAGATCCAGGATAAGCTGAAACGGACCGAGAAGTCCTACAAAGCCCAGATCATTAAGCAGGAGCAGAAATCTCACGAGAACTGG GCGATTGCACGCGCCGCAGAGCGAGCTATGTTCAACGAGAAGAAGGAAAACATTCACCTTCATAACTT ACTGACTTCCATGTCCAGCAAGCTGAATGAGCTCAGTAGGCCTCTGTTCAAGCCCACCCTTGGGATGGCTCCCATGCCTCTCCGACAAG GACCACGACCTCGCGGCCGTTACCCTCCTGACCACAAACACCCAGTGGCTTCTAGACCTG ACACCATGGCCCCAAGTACATCCTCACCAAGCGATCTGGGCAGCTCG ACCGCTCCACTAGAGTCACAGGCTGAGGCCCAGGCCTCCACAGAGAACCCAGAGGCA AACACTCGACCTCAGGGTCCTGGCTCCCTGCTGGTCTCTCCAGTCAGGCCCCCCCCCGACTCAAGACCCGGCCCCCTCAGACCAGTCATCAGCCATCCCTCCGGACTCTGCTACCGTCCCATTCCCGGACGCCACCacatccctcctcccccacccttcATGCCTCCCGTGTACCGACCAGACAACGGACACTCAGGCATGATGCCTCCTGGACCCCCACCGCCTAACGGACACCCGTTGATACCACCCGGACATCGGCGTCCAACTCCTGGTGCTTACAGTCCCCCTTCCCCACACAACCGGTACCTTCCTCCACCTTCTCACTATGAACCGGTGCCTCCCCCATTCG GTGTTTCCGGCAGCACTCCTATGGCCCGACCCATGGGACCCCCACATACCTACGTGCACTATGGACCACTTGATCACTCCATCCTGCCCCCTGGGGTGGCCCCATACCCTCATGTCGGCCCCAGAGACTTCCCTGTGCAGCCACAGGTCCCACATGGCCATGACTCTTCAGTGGGCCCCCAGCCCGGCGCTGGCCCCCAGGGCCAGGGGCAAGACTATAGGTCCCAGCAGGCAACAGCTGCCCCCCAGGACTCAgacagaaaataa